The Mycolicibacterium aurum genome segment CGCCGAAGAGGTCGCCGACGACGTTCATGCCGTCCATCAGCGGACCCTCGATCACCTCGATCGGGCGGCCACCGGCGGCGGCGATCTCGGCCCGCAACTCCTCGGTGTCGTCGTCGACGTTGGCGTCGATCCCCTTGACGAGCGCGTGGGTGATCCGTTCGCGAACAGGGAGGCTGCGCCACTCGGCGGCGACGGGATCGTCGGCTTTCTCCGAGGAGTTGAACCGTTCCGCGATCTCCAGCAGCCGTTCGGCGGCGTCCTCGCGACGGTTGAGCACGACGTCTTCGATGCGGTCCCTCAGTTCGGGGTCGATCGAGTCGTAGGGCACCAGCGCGCCGGCGTTGACGATGCCCATGTCCAGTCCGGCCTTGATGGCGTGGAACAGGAACACCGCGTGGATCGCCTCGCGGACGGGATTGTTGCCACGGAACGAGAACGAGACGTTCGAGATACCTCCGGAGATGTGCACCCCGGGCAGGTTCTCCTTGATCCAGGCGCACGCCTCGATGAAGTCGATCCCGTAGGTCGCGTGCTCCTCGATGCCTGTCGCCAGCGCGAAGCAGTTCGGGTCGAAGATGATGTCCTCGGCCGGGAAGCCGACCTCTTCGGTCAGGATCCGGTAGGCGCGGCCGCAGATCTCCTTGCGGCGCTCCAGGTTGTCGGCCTGGCCCTGCTCGTCGAACGCCATTACCACGACGGCGGCACCGTACTTACGGCACAGCCGGGCCTCGCGGATGAACTTCTCCTCGCCCTCCTTCATGGAGATCGAGTTGACGATCGGCTTGCCCTGCACGTTCTTCAGGCCCGCCTCGATGACCTCCCACTTCGAGGAGTCGATCATGACGGGGACGCGGCTGATGTCCGGCTCGGCCGCGATCAGCTTGGTGAACCGGTCCATCGCGGCGACGCCGTCGATCATGCCCTCGTCCATGTTGATGTCGATGACCTGTGCACCGACCTCGACCTGCTGCAGCGCCACCGACAGGGCGGTGTCGTAGTCCTCAGCCTTGATGAGGTTGCGGAACCGGGCGGAACCGGTGATGTTGGTGCGCTCACCGATGTTCACGAACAGCGAGTCGTCGGTGATGTTGAGCGGCTCAAGCCCGGAGAGCCGGGTGGCCACCCCGATCTCCGGCAGCTCACGGGGGGTCTTGCCCTCGACCACCTTGGCGATCTCGGCGATGTGCGGCGGTGCCGTTCCGCAGCACCCACCGACCATGTTGACCAGGCCGGCTTCGGCGAACTCGGCGATGTATCCGGCCTGGGCCTCCGGCGACTCGTCGTACTCGCCGAAGGCGTTGGGCAGACCGGCGTTCGGGTAGCAGGACACGAAGGTGTCCGCGATGCGCGCCACCTCGGCGATGTAGGGCCTCATCTCCGGCGCGCCCAGGGCGCAGTTGAGGCCGACCGCGAGCGGCTTCGCGTGCCGGATCGCATTCCAGAATGCCTCGGTGACCTGGCCGGACAGGGTACGACCGGACGCATCGGTGATGGTGCCCGAGATGATCACCGGCCAGCGGCGTCCGCGTTCCTCGAACAGCGTCTCGACGGCGAACACCGCCGCCTTGGCGTTCAGCGAGTCGAAGATCGTCTCGATGATGATGAGGTCGGAACCGCCGTCGACCAGGCCGTTGGCGGCTTCGAGGTACGCGGCGACCAGCTGGTCGTAGGAGACGTTGCGTGCTCCGGGGTCGTTGACGTCCGGCGAGATCGACGCGGTCCGCGTCGTCGGCCCGATGGCGCCGGCGACGTACCGGGGCTTCTCGGGGGTGCTGAACTCGTCGGCCGCCTTGCGGGCCAGTGCGGCGCCGGCGTAGTTCAGCTCGTAGGCCAGGTCGGCCATGTCGTAGTCGGACAGCGAGACCGCGTTCGCGTTGAACGTGTTGGTCTCCAGGATGTCCGCGCCCGCCTCGAGGTACTCGCGGTGAATCGCCTCGATGATCTGGGGCTGCGTCAAGGTCAGCAGGTCATTGTTGCCCTGAAGGGCCGTCGGCCACTCCGTGAACCGGTCGCCGCGGTATCCGGCCTCGTCGGGCCGGTCCCGCTGGATGGCGGTGCCCATGGCGCCGTCGATCACCATGATCCGCTGCCGCAGGGCCGCCGTCAGTTCGTCGGTGCAGTCGGGGCGGATGTTCGGCGCGAAAGTGTCCGACGCAGCGGTGGTGGACGTAGAGGCAGTCACGTGCGCTCCTTCCATTGCGGAAGGCGTCCTTGACTCTGCCGAGCGTGGCGGATACGGGCATGACCCGGAACCGTTGCAACGCCTCTCGACCAGGAAAGTCTACGTCGTCACCCGATCGACGTCTGGACGCCCGGCCCAACCCCGGCGCGTCTGGGGGGACCAGCTTCTTTAACCAGCGTGGCGCCGAACCTATTTCGTCTCGCCGCCGGTGCCGGCCTCGCACTCATCGTCGATCGGGCCGGTCACACAGCCAGGGTAGTCGCCCACGCCGGCCCCGGACGCGAGTCGATGAGCGTCATCGGGCCCATGCAGGGCTTACGCTGGCCTGGTGACCCCCTCGGATTTCAGCGGTCCGAAGCGATCCGACCTGCCCGATCTGCGCGAGACGATCATCGTCGCCGCGTTCGAAGGCTGGAATGACGCCGGTGACGCGGCCAGCGATGCGCTCGAGCACCTGGATGCCATCTGGGAGGCCGACACGCTGGTCGAGATCGACGACGAGGCCTACTACGACTACCAGGTCAACAGACCGGTGATCCGCCAGATCGACGGAGTGACCCGCGAGCTGGTCTGGCCGTCGATGCGGATCTCGCACTGCCGCCCGCCGGGCAGTGACCGCGACATCGTGCTGATGCACGGTGTCGAGCCCAACATGCGCTGGCGCACGTTCTGCGCGGAATTGCTGGCCATCGCCGACAAGCTGAACGTGCAGACCGTCGTCATCCTGGGTGCGCTGCTGGCCGACACCCCGCACACCCGCCCGGTGCCGGTGTCGGGGGCGGCCTACTCGGCGGACTCGGCGAAGACGTTCGGCCTGGAAGAGACCCGCTACGAGGGCCCGACCGGGATCGCCGGGGTGTTCCAGGACGCCTGCGTGCAGGCCGGAATCCCCGCGGTGACGTTCTGGGCCGCCGTCCCGCACTATGTGTCGCAGCCACCGAATCCGAAGGCGACCGTGGCGCTGCTGCGCCGTGTCGAAGATGTCCTCGACATCGAGGTCCCGCTGGCGGACCTGCCCGCGCAGGCCGAGGAGTGGGAGCAGGCCGTCACGGAGATGACCTCCGAGGACGACGAGATCGCCGAGTACGTGCAGTCGCTGGAGGAACGCGGCGACGCCGAGGTCGACATGAACGAGGCGGTGGCCAAGATCGACGGGGACGCGCTGGCCGCCGAATTCGAGCGTTACCTGCGGCGCCGGGGTCCCGGCTACCGCAGCTAGACGCGTCGTCGCGAGCGTGCGTGTCTGCAGCGGACACGCCGTTTCAGAAGCTGACTCCACGCACGCTCAGGGCTCAGGGCTCAGACCTTCTCGGGCTGCGGCGCCTTCCACGTGCCGTTGAGGGCGTCGGGCTTGGGCCAGTACAGTCGCAACACCATCTGGAATGGCCCCTCGGGCGTGGGCAGCCAGTTGGCCTCCCGTTCGATTCCCGGCGACTGGTGCTGGACGTAGAACGTGTAGCCGCCGTCGGGGTCCGGAACCAGGCTGGGCAGCATCGGCGAGTTGATCAGGTAGCGCTTGATCGGGTTCTCCACCAGTTGGCTGGCCGGAAGCTCGTAGACCGTCAGCGACCAGAACGCGTTGACCGGGGGCAACTGGCCGGACGGTATGCGGTAGACGTAGTTGTTGGCCCCGGTGAGCGGCGCACCGGCGGAGTCGTTGAAAGACCCGATATAGAGCGCCTCGTCCTTGGAGTTTCCGTAGATGCCCAGGACAGCGCCTGCCATCCGGTACAGGTAGTTCTGGCCGAGCGTCTCACGGCTTCCCGTGATGTCGGCCGAGGTGACCTTGCCGGTGTCGATCTCGTTCTTCTTGAACGCGTCGAGCTCGGCGTTGGCGTCGGCCATGCCCGCCTCGATCGCGGTGCGCATCTGCGGGCTCAGTGCCTCGGCGTCGAAGTTGCCGTCGGGACCGATGCCGATCGTGGCGAACCGGTCACGGAGCTGCTCCTCCCCGGGAAGTGTCGGTGCGAACTTCATGGCGAAGCTGAGGATCTCGAAGAACTGCGGCGACGTGAGTTGCTGCTCGGGGGTCAGCGGAGGCACGAAGTCGATGGCGGGGACGGGTGCGGGCGACGGCTGGTTCAGGAACACCGACAGCGGCGCGACCTGGTAGCCCGCCTGGATCTTCTTGACCTCGTCGATGTCCGACGGGCCGAAGAGCTGGGTGCGGTACAGCACGAACGCCAGATCGGTGTCGGACCGGATGACCTCGTCGATACCCTCGGGCTTCTCACCCTGCCAGTTCGGCCCGGCCAACAGGAACTTTCCGCCGCCGTTTCCGGTGGTGCGACTGCCGACATAGGCGAAGTTGTAGGTGTATCCGTCGACGAATTGCAGTGAGTAGTAACGGTCTTGCTGGATCGGCGGCACCGTGAGGACGAGCGGCTCGGCGCGCAGGTCGGCACCGACGGCCGAGTACGGGGTGTCCGAGTTGGGGGTCTGGATCGTGGTGTCGTCAGGGGTGTAGACGCGGGCGGTGTTGTGGATCTCGTTCCAGCCGCCCTTGTACTCCGGATCCTGCTTGTCGACGAAGTAGCTGTACTGCACGCGGTAGTTGTCGACCATCGGGAAGCCGTAGATGTAGGCCTCTTTGGCGATAGCACGAGCCTCTTCCGGGCTGACGGCCGCCGCAGCCGGAGGAGCCGCCGACGTCGACGAGGGCTCGTCGTCCTGCTGCGGTGTGTCGGTGGCACAACCGGCCAGCAGCACCAGCGCTGCCAGCAGGACGGTGAGGTTGCGGATCATGGCCGCAACTTACTCCACGGGAAGCGGTTTACAGCTCAACGCCCAGCAGCGCGTCGACAGCCGTGGCGACCGTCTGTCCGGCCGTGGCGTCGTGACCGCCGTAAGTCAGCGCGTCCGTGGCCCAACCATCAAGGGCTGCAAGCGCCTTGGGGGTATCCAGATCGTCGGCGAGGTAGCGGCGCACTCGCGCGACCACGTCGGCGGCATTGGGGGCGGCCGGCAGGGCCGTCGCCTCGCGCCACCGGCGCAGGCGGGTCAGGGCCTCCTCGAGCACGGCAGGACTCCAGAACCGGTCCTCACGGTAGTGGCCCGCGAACAGCCCCAGCCGGACGGCCGCGGGGTCGACGCCGTCGCGCCGAAGTTGCGAGACCAGCACCAGGTTGCCGCGGCTCTTGGACATCTTGTGACCGTCCCAGCCGATCATTCCCGAGTGCACGTAGTGGCGGGCGAAACGGCGTTCCCCGGTGACCGATTCGGCGTGGGCGGCCGAGAATTCGTGGTGCGGGAAGATCAGGTCGCTGCCGCCGCCCTGGATGTCCAGGCCGGTGCCGATGCGGCTGAGCGCGATCGCGGCGCACTCGACATGCCAGCCGGGGCGTCCCGGCCCGAACGGCGACGGCCAACTGGGTTCCCCCGGCCGGGCGGCCAGCCACAGCAGGGCATCCAGCGGGTCGGCCTTGCCCGCCCGGTCCGGGTCGCCACCCCGTTCACGGAACAGCGCCATCATGGTGTCGCGGTCGTAGCCGGACTCGTAGCCGAACTGCAGTGTGGCGTCGGCGTGGAAGTAGACGTCGGGGTACTGCGGGTCGTCCACCACGTAGGCGGCACCGGAGGCGAGCAGCTTCTCCACCAGCTCGATGACCTCGGCGATGGCGTCCGTCGCGGCCACGTAGTCACGGGGCGGTAGCACCCGCAGCGCGGCCATGTCCTCACGGAACAGGTCGGTCTCGCGGTCGCCGAGCTCGCGCCAGCCGATGCCGTCGCGGTGGGCGCGCTCGAACAGTGGATCGTCGACGTCGGTGATGTTCTGCACGTAGTGCACGTCATGGCCCCCGTCCAGCCACAGCCGGTGCACCAGGTCGAACGTCAGGTAGGTGGCGGCGTGACCGAGATGGGTGGCGTCGTACGGGGTGATGCCGCACACGTACATGGTGGCGGTGTCGCCCGCGGCCACGGGCCGCACCTGACGGTCCGCGCTGTCGTACAACCGCAGCTGCGGTCCACGTCCCGGCAGCACCGGAATCTTCGGCGCCGACCACGATTGCATAGCCTCGACTTTAGACATCGCCCTGTGCGACAGCGTCGAGGGCCGTTTCATTCCCGGTCGCGTCCCGGCCATGGTCCCCGCCAGACCCCCGGCTCACCGGTACGCCGACCAGATCGCCTCCTGCAGGATGCCGGCCACCTCCGGTCGGCACATCAACAGATCCGGAAGGTACGGGTCGGGACGGTTGTAGATCAGCGGCGATCCGTCGAGGCGGGTCGCATGCATACCCGCCGCCCACAGCACGCCCGCCGGCGCGGCCGAATCCCACTCCCACTGGCCTCCGGCGTGCAGGTAGGCGTCGACGTCACCGCGGACCACCGCCATCGCCTTGGCGCCTGCCGAACCGATGCGCACCAGCTGGATGTCGAGTTGCTCGCGGATCCGCCACAGCACGGGCGGCGGACGATTCGAGCTGGCGGTGATCCGGATCGGGCCGTCGGCGCGGGGCGGGGGTGCCGTCACAGTGTCGGTGCGGTAGACCTCGCCGCGTGCCGGCAGCGCCACGGCGGCGTCGGTGATACGCCCCCCGCCGGTCCCGGGGGTGCGCTGCCACAGCGCGATGTGCACCGCCCAGTCGGCACGTCCCGGCATCGAATACTCGTAGGTGCCGTCCACCGGGTCGACGATCCACACCCGGTCGGCGTCTACCCGGGACACGTCGTCGACGGCCTCCTCGGACAGCACCGAGTCGTGCGGTCGCGCGCGGCGCAGCCGGTCCAGGATCAACGTGTTGGCCCTGCTGTCACCGGCGTCGCCCAGGTCGTAGGGATCGTAGAAACCGATCTCCTCGCGCATCGCGAGCAGCATCTCACCGGCCTCGGCGGCCACCTCGGCGGCCAGCGCGGCATCGGTGAGGGTCACCGACGTAGTAGAACATGTCAGAAGGCGGGCCATGGGATCGGGCGTCGCCGGTCTGCGGTGGGCATCACCGGATTGCGCAGCAAGGCAACGACTCTGGCTCTCAGCGCCGCGACTTCGCGTGGCGTGATGTGGCAGCAGAGGTCGGCGCCCAGATCGGCCTTCAGCTTGTCCCCCAGTTTCGCGACGTCGGCCAGCATGTCGTCGTCCACCGGCTTGCCGGACCACCCCCACAGCACGGTGCGCAGCTTGTCCTCGACGTGCAGGGTGACCCCGTGATCGACGCCGTAGACGCCGCCGTCGACCCCGGACAGCACATGACCACCCTTGCGGTCGGCGTTGTTGATCAGCACGTCGAACACGGCGATCCGGCGCAGCCGGTCGTCGTCGGCGTGCACCAGCGTCACCTCGTCGCCTGCGTAGTCGTAGGCCTGCAGCACGGGCAGGAATCCCGCCGGGATCTTGCCGGCAGGCAGCAGATCGATGAGGTCGGGACCGGCCTGCTCCGCGTCGTCCGGATCCTCGTCACCCGGCTGGTCGACCCAGCGTTGCAGCATGCCGGGTCCGGCAGGACCGTCGCGAATGATGGTGTACGGCACCACATTCCAGCCCAGCGCGGCCGACACCAGATAGGAGGCCAGCTCGCGTCCGGCCAGGGTACCGTCCGGGAAATCCCACAGCGGCGCCTCGCCGCGCACCGGCTTGTACACACAGTGCACGGCCTCCCCGGCCAGCGTCGCCTCGCACAGAAACGTTGCGTTGCTCGCAGAACGAATCCGTCCCAGGATGCTCAGCTCGCCACGCTGCAGCACCTCATCGGCACCGGACTCAGGTGTCGTCATCGTCGGACCCGGAAAACAGTTCACCGCGCCGGTAGCCGTTGGTTCGGACGCAGATGTGACCTTCGGGATCCAGCGGCTCATCGCACAACGGGCAGGGTGGACGCCCGGCCGAGATGACCCGGTTGGACCGGCTCGCGAATTGGCGGGCCGATTCGGGACTCAGGAACACCCGAACCGCGTCGGGGCCGTCCTCGGCGTCGTCGAGCACCACCGAGGCGTCGAACTCGGTCTCCGACACCGCGAGGAGCTCGACCACGACGGTCTGTGCCTCCGAATCCCAGCCCAGGCCCATGGTGCCGACCCGGAACTCGGCGTCGACCGGGGTGATCAGCGGGCTCAGATCGTCGACCTCGACCGTCTCCGGCGGGATCGGGGTGCCGAAGCGCCGGTTGATCTCCAGCAGCAGCGCGGCGATCCGCTCGGCGAGCACCGCCACCTGCTGCTTCTCCAGGATGACGGAGATCACCCGCTTGTCGTGGACGGCCTGCAGGTAGAAGGTCCGATTTCCCGGCTGGCCGACAGTCCCGGCCACGAAGCGGTCGGGGGTTCGGAAGACGTGGATTTCGCGGGCCATGGCAATCTCCAAAATACCGGCAACACTGCGGAGAGCGTCATTCGGTGGAACCGCCGATGACCGCGTCCCCGCTGGGGACGTCGCCGTCCTGCGGCTTCTCGGTGGACGGTGGGGCGGGCGGAGTGGTCAGGGTGGAGTTCAACGCCACGCCCGTGTGGTTGACGTGGATCACGAAGGGTCGGAGCGGGGTGTAGCGGATGACGCTGACCGACGCCGGGTCGGCATTGATGCGCTGGAAGCTGTCCAGATGGGTGCCGAGGGCATCGGCCAGCACCGATTTGATGACGTCACCGTGCGTGCACGCCACCCACACCACGTCGGCGCCGTGTTCGGCGGCCAGCCTCCGGTCGTGGTCCCGGATGGCGGCCACCGCGCGAGCCTGCACGGCTGCCAGACCCTCGCCCTCGGGGAACACCGCGGCGCTGGGTTGCTGCTGAACAACCGCCCAGAGCGGCTCTTTGACCAGTTCGCCGATGGTGCGCCCGGTCCAGGATCCGTAGTCGACCTCGACGATGCGTTCGTCGACGACGGGTTGCAGCCCCAGCGCGGCGGCCAGGGGTTCGACGGTGCGTTCACACCGGAGCAGCGGGGAACGCACGATGGCACGGATAGGCAGGTCGCCGAGCCGCTCGACCAGGGCCGCGGCCTGTTCGCGGCCGCGATCGTCGAGGTCGACGCCCTCGGATCGGCCGGCGAGGGTGTGCGCGGTGTTGGAGGTGGAGCGGCCGTGCCGCAACAACAGAACCGTCACTGCGCGGCCACCACCCCGGTCGAGAGCAGAACCAGGACCACGGTGCCCAGGATGATGCGGTAGCCGACGAACCAATACATGCTGTGGCGGACCAGGAAGCGCAGGAACCAGGCCACCGCGGCGAAGCCGACGACGAACGCGATGACCGTGGAGACGAACAGCTGGGCGCCGGTGGCACTCATGCCCTCGCCGGAGGGGTTGAACGCATCGGGCAGCGAGAACAGGCCGGAGGCGAACACCGCGGGGATTGCGAGCAGGAATCCGAACCGCGCGGCGAGCTCACGCTCCATGCCGAGGAACAGGCCCGCACTGATGGTCGCTCCCGACCGTGACACCCCCGGCACCAGCGCGAGGCACTGCGAGAAACCGACGATGACGCTGTCCTTCCACGTGAGCTGCTCGACCTGCCGGCTCTGCCTGCCGACGTACTCGGCGGCCGCGATGACGAACGAGAACACGATCATCGCCGTGGCCACCAGCCAGAGATTGCGCGCGCCCGTGCGAATCTCGTCCTTGAACAGCAGGCCGACCACGCTGATCGGGATGGTGCCGATGATCACCCACCAGCCCAGCCAGTAGTCGGCGTTGCGATCGCCCGCCCGAAACAGACCTGCGAACCAGGCCTTGACGATCCGGACGATGTCGCGGGCGAAGTAGACGAGCACCGCCGCCTCGGTGCCGAGCTGGCTGACCGCGGTGAACGATGCGCCCGCGTCGTCGGTGAAGAACACCCGGGAGGCGATGGCCAGGTGACCAGACGACGACACCGGCAGAAATTCGGTGAGGCCCTGCAGGACCGACAGGACGACGACCTGCAACCACGACATCTCAGGCACCCCCGTCACGACGACGACCGTACCGTGAGGTGGCCCGGGCGGCTCTCAGCGACCGGTACGCGGAACCGGCTGCGCTTCGGCGACGGCGTCCCGCACGGTGGCGATCACGCTGCGCTCATCGGTCATGTCGATGTCGGTGAGCTTGCGGGTGGCCGTGGCCACGATGTCCTCGGCCTGCGGTACCGGGCCGCGAAGGCGGGGACGGTAGATCTCGACGACGAGTGACTGGCGCTCCACGCGGAAAGAAAAGCTGCGCCCGTCTCCGAGCTGGCCGAACCCGCTGGCGTGCACCCCCGTGGTGATGTCCTCTACGGAGAATGCCTGACCAGTAACTTCGCTATCTGTCGCGAGGGTCATGGTATGGACCATACCGCCGTCTGGGCTGCGAGGCGCCCCGGACACTGCCGATCGGGTCCCGTCAGTTGCATAGACTGGCAGTTTCGCCACGATTCCAACCCACCCGACCCGAGAGCCGACCGTTGCTGCGCCACGTCTTTTCGCCAGTTCAGCTGGTACGTCCCGGGGTTGCTGCGCTGGCGCTGGCCCTGATCGCGGGATGTTCGTCGAATCCTGTGGACGCGCCGCCGCGGACCATCCCCGCAGCCGAGGCTGCCGCCTCGCCACCGGCGACCGAACCTTTGCCGGGAGTGCTCGTACCCCTGCCGGGAGGTGGGCAGGCCGCTGCGTTCGACGCGTCGACGAGGTCGCTGCTGGTGCTCTCCCCCGGGCCGGCCGACCGTTCGGTGGTCACCGTCCTCGCCGCGACGGCGCCGCCGAAGACCGTGGAACTGGACGCCACAGCGACCGCACTGGCCGTCGACGGTGACGGCCGGGCGTTCCTCTCGACGCGAGGAGGCTACTTCCGGCTCGATGTCGCGACGGGCGCCGTGTCCCGGGTGGATGTCGACGGCCAGGGCGACGTGGACTTCACCGCGATCGCGCGCCGCGCCGACGGCAGGCTGGTACTGGGCAGCGCAGACGGGGCCGTCTACACGCTGTCCTCGGACACCACCGTCGGCGCGCGTCTGAAGATCTTCGCGCGCGTCGATGCCGTTGTCACACAGGGCGACAGGGCGGTCGTGCTGGACCGCGGACAGACGTCGGTCACGAGTTTGAACAGCGACGGCACCAGCTCCGAGCACGCCCTGCGCGCCGGTGAGGGCGCCACCACGATGGCTGCCGATGCCCAGGGACGGGTACTGGTGGCCGACACCCGCGGCGATGAGCTCCTGGTCTACGGCGTCAACCCGCTGATCCTCCGTCAGCGCTACCCCGTCCCGGATTCGCCCTACGGCCTGACCGGGTCCGGCGACGCGGCCGGGCTCGCGTGGGTGGCACAGACGGCGACGAACACCGTCGTTGGTTACGATCTGGCGACCGGGATCCCCGTCGAGAAGGTGCGATATCGAACCGTGCAGCAACCGAACTCACTTGCCTTCGACGACTCGTCGGGCACCCTGTACGTGGTGTCCGGCTCGGGAGGGGGCGTTCAGGTGATCGAGGGGGCTGCCAAGTGAGCGCGGGCTCGCGGGGCCGGATGCCGGCGGCATGGAGCCAGGCGGTCGCGGAGGACTCCGGCGAATACGAGTGGATCCCGCTGCGTCTCCCACCGGATGTGACACGGGTGAACGCCTCGATCCGGTTGTCCATCGAGGCTGAGTACCGCGGGTGGGAGCTCACCCGGGTGCGGCTCTACACCGACGGCTCGCGCCGGGTGCTTCTGCGGCGGCGAAAGCGCGCCGATGCCCTGCCGGGTCCGGACCAGCCGGCGTTGTGATGTACGCCGCGCTGCGTAAGGCGCTGTTCCTGGTCCCGCCCGAACGTATCCACACGGTGGTGTTCGCGGGACTGCGCGCCGCGACCACGCCCGCACCGCTGCGCAAGCGGCTGGCCGGCCGGCTGGCCCCGCAGGACCCGGTGCTGGCCAGCACCGTCTTCGGGGTGCGCTTCCCCGGACCGCTCGGGCTGGCGGCGGGTTTCGACAAGGACGGCATCGGCGTGCACACGTGGGGCGCCCTCGGCTTCGGCTACGCCGAGATGGGGACCGTCACCGCGCACGCGCAACCGGGTAACCCGGCGCCGCGCATGTTCCGGCTCCCCGCCGACCGGGCGTTACTCAACCGTATGGGTTTCAACAACCACGGCTCCGGTGCGCTGGCATCGCGGCTCACCCGGGCACACTCCGACGTGCCGATCGGTGTCAACATCGGCAAGACCAAGGTGACACCGCCGGAGAAAGCGGCCGACGACTACGCCGAAAGTGCGCGGATCCTGGGACCGTTGGCCGCATACCTGGTCGTGAACGTGAGCTCCCCCAACACCCCGGGACTGCGCGACCTGCAGTCGGTCGAGTCGTTGCGCCCCATCCTCACCGCCGTGCTGGCCCAGACGTCGACGCCGGTGCTGGTGAAGATCGCGCCCGATCTCGCCGATCAGGACATCGACGACATCGCCGACCTCGCAGTCGAACTGGGGCTGGCCGGGATCGTCGCCACCAACACGACGGTGTCGCGCGACGGCCTGGCCACGCCACGGGTCGACGCACTGGGTGCGGGCGGCATCTCCGGGCCTCCCGTCGCGGCCCGCTCCGCGGAGGTGCTGCGCCGGCTGTACGGGCGCGTGGGTGACCGGCTGGTGCTGACCAGCGTCGGAGGCATCGAAACCGCCGACGATGCCTGGGAGCGCATCGTCTCCGGCGCATCCCTGCTTCAGGGATACACCGGATTCGTGTATGGCGGCGGGCTGTGGGCCAAGACCATCCATGACGGCATCGCACGCCGCCTGCACGAGAACGGATTTCGCAGCCTGACCGAAGCGGTCGGCTCGGCCACGCGCTCCCAGTAGGTGCGAGTGTGTCGCGCGGCTAATTCTGCTCGTACGTGCCGGTAATGAGCGCGCGCGCGATCGCGTGGCTGAACAGGTTGAAGCCCAGGTAGGCGGGCGTGGCCTCGGCAGGCACGTCGAGCTTCTCGACGTCGACGGCGTGCACGGCGACGATGTAGCGGTGCGGGCCGTTCCCGGCGGGCGGGGCGGCTCCGATGAAGCGCTTCAAGCCTGCGTCGTTGGCCAAAGTCACTGCGTCACCGGGAAATCCGCTGGCGCTGCCGTCACCGACGCCGGCGGGCAGCTCGGTGACGGTCGCGGGCAGGTTGAACACCGCCCAGTGCCAGAAACCGGACGCCGTCGGAGCGTCGGGGTCATACACGGTGACGGCGAAACTGCGCGTGGTCTCCGGAAAGCCGGACCAGCTCAGTTGCGGCGAGACATCCGAGCCGCCTGCTCCCATGATGCCGCTGACCTGATCGTTGCCCCACGGCTGCCCGTCGGCGAACGACTCCGAGGTCACGGTGAACGTCGGCAGCTCGGGCAGGAACTCATAGGGGTTGTAGTCAAACGCCATCGGGGGCCGCTCCTTTTTCTTTCGGTTGGTCGATCACGAGTGCAGCAGGAAATTCTCCAGCACCTGCGCGCCGAACATCAGCGCATCCACGGGTACCCGCTCGTCGACGCCATGGAACAACGCCGCGAAGTCCAGTTCGGGCGGCAATCTCAGCGGCGCGAAGCCGAAACAGCGAATGCCCAAGCGGGCGAAGTGTTTTGCATCGGTTCCACCGGAGAGCATGTACGGCACAATGCGCGCCTGCGGGTCTGCCGTCAGGATCGCGTTGTTCATCGCCTCGAGCAGTTCACCGTCGAACGGGGTCTCGTACGACGGCAGGTTGGTGATCCACTCCCGCTTGACGTCGGGGCCGATCAGCTCGTCGACCTCACGCTCGAACGCCGCCAACCTGCCGGGCAGTACCCGGCAGTCCACAACGGCTTCGGCGGTGGCCGGGATGACGTTGGCCTTGTACCCGGCCTTGAGCATCGTCGGGTTGGCGG includes the following:
- the mshC gene encoding cysteine--1-D-myo-inosityl 2-amino-2-deoxy-alpha-D-glucopyranoside ligase; the protein is MQSWSAPKIPVLPGRGPQLRLYDSADRQVRPVAAGDTATMYVCGITPYDATHLGHAATYLTFDLVHRLWLDGGHDVHYVQNITDVDDPLFERAHRDGIGWRELGDRETDLFREDMAALRVLPPRDYVAATDAIAEVIELVEKLLASGAAYVVDDPQYPDVYFHADATLQFGYESGYDRDTMMALFRERGGDPDRAGKADPLDALLWLAARPGEPSWPSPFGPGRPGWHVECAAIALSRIGTGLDIQGGGSDLIFPHHEFSAAHAESVTGERRFARHYVHSGMIGWDGHKMSKSRGNLVLVSQLRRDGVDPAAVRLGLFAGHYREDRFWSPAVLEEALTRLRRWREATALPAAPNAADVVARVRRYLADDLDTPKALAALDGWATDALTYGGHDATAGQTVATAVDALLGVEL
- a CDS encoding 3'(2'),5'-bisphosphate nucleotidase CysQ gives rise to the protein MTLTDAALAAEVAAEAGEMLLAMREEIGFYDPYDLGDAGDSRANTLILDRLRRARPHDSVLSEEAVDDVSRVDADRVWIVDPVDGTYEYSMPGRADWAVHIALWQRTPGTGGGRITDAAVALPARGEVYRTDTVTAPPPRADGPIRITASSNRPPPVLWRIREQLDIQLVRIGSAGAKAMAVVRGDVDAYLHAGGQWEWDSAAPAGVLWAAGMHATRLDGSPLIYNRPDPYLPDLLMCRPEVAGILQEAIWSAYR
- a CDS encoding SCO1664 family protein; this encodes MTTPESGADEVLQRGELSILGRIRSASNATFLCEATLAGEAVHCVYKPVRGEAPLWDFPDGTLAGRELASYLVSAALGWNVVPYTIIRDGPAGPGMLQRWVDQPGDEDPDDAEQAGPDLIDLLPAGKIPAGFLPVLQAYDYAGDEVTLVHADDDRLRRIAVFDVLINNADRKGGHVLSGVDGGVYGVDHGVTLHVEDKLRTVLWGWSGKPVDDDMLADVAKLGDKLKADLGADLCCHITPREVAALRARVVALLRNPVMPTADRRRPIPWPAF
- a CDS encoding DUF3090 domain-containing protein, which produces MAREIHVFRTPDRFVAGTVGQPGNRTFYLQAVHDKRVISVILEKQQVAVLAERIAALLLEINRRFGTPIPPETVEVDDLSPLITPVDAEFRVGTMGLGWDSEAQTVVVELLAVSETEFDASVVLDDAEDGPDAVRVFLSPESARQFASRSNRVISAGRPPCPLCDEPLDPEGHICVRTNGYRRGELFSGSDDDDT
- a CDS encoding histidine phosphatase family protein, yielding MTVLLLRHGRSTSNTAHTLAGRSEGVDLDDRGREQAAALVERLGDLPIRAIVRSPLLRCERTVEPLAAALGLQPVVDERIVEVDYGSWTGRTIGELVKEPLWAVVQQQPSAAVFPEGEGLAAVQARAVAAIRDHDRRLAAEHGADVVWVACTHGDVIKSVLADALGTHLDSFQRINADPASVSVIRYTPLRPFVIHVNHTGVALNSTLTTPPAPPSTEKPQDGDVPSGDAVIGGSTE
- a CDS encoding undecaprenyl-diphosphate phosphatase, with product MSWLQVVVLSVLQGLTEFLPVSSSGHLAIASRVFFTDDAGASFTAVSQLGTEAAVLVYFARDIVRIVKAWFAGLFRAGDRNADYWLGWWVIIGTIPISVVGLLFKDEIRTGARNLWLVATAMIVFSFVIAAAEYVGRQSRQVEQLTWKDSVIVGFSQCLALVPGVSRSGATISAGLFLGMERELAARFGFLLAIPAVFASGLFSLPDAFNPSGEGMSATGAQLFVSTVIAFVVGFAAVAWFLRFLVRHSMYWFVGYRIILGTVVLVLLSTGVVAAQ